A window of the Cytophagaceae bacterium genome harbors these coding sequences:
- a CDS encoding tyrosine-type recombinase/integrase, protein MTHLIERFTEHLKKGKYNTATIAAYRNAIFVFYNHFRDYPQSKITDELISSYLLEMSQTKNSRYDAVQTGKAIKLFYEVIFNKTLNLKSTGKIKEEQVIDVLSKNELVSLFGSIKNMKHRLLLMLVYNNGLKINEVINLEVSDLNLEEHTITIRNKTPKKNRVLRLPSKLNGFIKSYLEKYSPTTILFTGAGGDSYYSARNIQIFFQKALNDAGINKSATVNTLRHSFAVHSLELGMDIHILQKILGHSNIQTTTVYQQFIKVNTYNIHTPLEIMDLPV, encoded by the coding sequence GTGACACATTTAATTGAGCGATTTACTGAGCATTTAAAAAAAGGCAAATACAATACTGCAACTATCGCAGCGTACAGGAATGCCATTTTTGTTTTTTATAATCATTTTCGCGATTATCCTCAAAGCAAAATTACTGATGAACTTATTTCCAGCTATTTATTGGAAATGTCTCAAACCAAAAATTCAAGATATGACGCTGTTCAAACCGGAAAAGCCATTAAATTATTTTATGAAGTAATTTTTAATAAAACGTTAAATTTAAAATCTACTGGTAAAATAAAAGAAGAACAGGTTATTGATGTTTTGTCAAAAAATGAGTTAGTAAGCTTATTTGGGTCAATCAAAAACATGAAACACCGATTATTGCTGATGTTGGTTTACAATAATGGTCTAAAAATAAACGAAGTCATTAATCTGGAAGTTTCTGATTTGAATCTTGAAGAACATACCATTACAATTAGAAATAAAACCCCAAAGAAAAATAGAGTTCTAAGGTTGCCATCGAAGCTTAATGGTTTCATTAAAAGTTATTTAGAGAAATATTCTCCAACTACAATATTATTTACCGGAGCTGGTGGTGACAGTTATTATTCAGCAAGAAATATTCAGATATTTTTCCAGAAAGCCCTTAATGATGCCGGTATAAACAAATCTGCCACAGTTAATACTCTACGGCATAGTTTTGCTGTTCATTCCTTAGAATTGGGCATGGATATTCATATTTTGCAAAAAATATTAGGCCATTCCAACATTCAAACCACTACTGTTTATCAGCAATTTATCAAAGTTAATACCTATAATATCCATACGCCGCTCGAAATCATGGATTTGCCTGTCTAA
- the pdxA gene encoding 4-hydroxythreonine-4-phosphate dehydrogenase PdxA, producing MENEFLPKIGITIGDVNGIGPEVLLKAISTNRINKICTPIIYGSGKHLSRYKQVIDMHHWQYVGINEAKQAQSKNSSLINCLKGDYFEIEFGKKDPKAGKLAFDSLERATNDLKKGEIDGLVTAPISKENIQSENFKFPGHTEYLAKKFEKNQVLMLMVSDDLRIGVVTGHVPLSDIKNKLTKELISEKLRIFIDSLKIDFGIQKPKIAVLGLNPHAGENGLLGEEENNVIIPVIKDFTQNGNIVIGPFPTDGFFANGSYKKFDGILAMYHDQGLTPFKMMAFESGVNFTAGLMGIRTSPDHGTAFDIAGKNQADANSMLSAIYLAVDIAKKRKEFVELETNALKHQKIDLENLKKEKH from the coding sequence ATGGAGAATGAATTCCTTCCGAAAATCGGAATAACTATAGGTGATGTAAATGGTATTGGGCCGGAAGTTTTACTAAAAGCTATTTCAACTAATAGAATAAATAAAATTTGCACGCCAATAATTTATGGTTCCGGCAAACACCTGAGCAGATATAAGCAGGTGATTGATATGCATCACTGGCAATACGTTGGAATTAATGAAGCAAAACAAGCTCAGTCAAAAAATTCAAGTCTGATAAATTGCCTTAAAGGTGATTATTTTGAAATAGAATTTGGAAAAAAAGATCCGAAAGCAGGGAAATTAGCCTTTGATTCATTAGAAAGAGCTACTAATGACCTTAAAAAAGGAGAAATTGATGGATTGGTGACAGCCCCAATTTCTAAAGAAAATATTCAAAGTGAAAATTTTAAATTTCCCGGACATACCGAATACCTGGCGAAGAAATTTGAAAAAAATCAGGTTTTGATGTTAATGGTAAGCGATGATCTCAGAATTGGAGTAGTAACTGGCCATGTTCCTCTTTCGGATATAAAAAATAAACTTACCAAAGAGTTGATTTCTGAGAAACTAAGGATATTTATTGATTCTCTAAAAATAGATTTTGGAATTCAGAAGCCAAAAATTGCTGTTTTAGGTCTAAACCCTCATGCAGGTGAAAACGGGTTATTGGGTGAAGAGGAAAATAACGTAATCATTCCTGTAATCAAAGATTTTACCCAAAACGGAAATATTGTAATTGGGCCGTTTCCAACCGATGGCTTTTTTGCCAATGGTAGTTACAAAAAATTTGATGGAATACTCGCCATGTATCACGATCAGGGCCTCACACCATTCAAAATGATGGCATTTGAGTCAGGAGTGAATTTTACAGCAGGGCTTATGGGAATTCGTACTTCACCGGACCATGGTACCGCTTTTGATATTGCTGGGAAAAATCAGGCTGATGCAAACTCCATGCTCAGTGCAATTTATTTAGCAGTAGATATTGCCAAAAAAAGAAAGGAATTTGTTGAATTGGAAACCAATGCTCTGAAACACCAAAAAATTGACCTTGAAAACCTTAAAAAAGAAAAGCATTAA
- a CDS encoding MBL fold metallo-hydrolase, with amino-acid sequence MKVEQMYTGCLAEAAYYIESNGEVAIVDPLREPDPYIQKAASEGAKIKYILETHFHADFVSGHLELAAKTGATIVFGPTAQPGYAALVAKDEEELQLGDIKIKVLHTPGHTMESCCFLVKDEKDKDYGIITGDTLFIGDVGRPDLAIKGNVTQEVLAGYLYDSLHNKILTLDDDVIVFPGHGAGSACGKNMSKETTDSLGNQKKTNYALQAKTRDEFIDKVLTGLVAPPQYFPKNAVLNKMGYGKIDDVYEKGLKGLNPLEFKTAAEETNALVLDLRAAQEFCKGFIPNSWNIGLEGSFASWAGTLITDLEQPILLVGEESKIKEAITRLSRVGYDNTLGYLIGGIAAWQADGNEVETITSISASEFAETFHKNPEINVLDSRKKSEYDSEHVVGVSNFPLDFVHQNLAELDPEKTYYIHCASGYRSMVISSILKSKGYNNLIEIAGGFKAIKETGKLELTDYICPTTLL; translated from the coding sequence ATGAAAGTCGAGCAAATGTACACCGGCTGTTTGGCCGAAGCCGCTTATTACATTGAATCAAACGGAGAAGTTGCTATAGTTGATCCATTAAGAGAACCGGATCCCTACATACAAAAAGCAGCCTCTGAAGGAGCAAAAATCAAATATATTCTTGAAACCCATTTTCATGCCGACTTTGTATCTGGTCATTTAGAACTAGCAGCAAAAACCGGAGCTACGATTGTTTTTGGCCCCACTGCTCAACCGGGTTATGCGGCGTTAGTAGCCAAAGATGAGGAAGAATTGCAATTAGGCGACATCAAAATAAAAGTCCTTCATACCCCGGGACATACAATGGAATCTTGTTGTTTTCTTGTAAAAGATGAAAAAGACAAAGACTATGGTATTATTACCGGCGATACCCTTTTTATTGGTGATGTTGGTCGCCCAGATCTGGCAATAAAAGGAAATGTAACTCAGGAAGTGTTGGCAGGGTACTTATATGACAGTCTTCACAATAAAATTCTTACTCTTGATGACGATGTAATAGTTTTTCCGGGGCACGGTGCCGGCTCAGCATGTGGTAAAAACATGAGTAAAGAGACTACAGATAGTCTTGGAAATCAGAAAAAGACCAATTATGCTCTTCAAGCCAAAACCAGAGATGAATTCATAGATAAAGTATTAACCGGTCTAGTTGCCCCGCCTCAATATTTTCCTAAAAATGCTGTGTTAAATAAAATGGGGTATGGAAAAATTGATGATGTGTATGAAAAAGGACTGAAAGGTCTTAATCCGCTGGAATTTAAAACTGCTGCCGAAGAAACAAATGCTTTGGTGCTGGATTTAAGAGCTGCTCAGGAATTTTGTAAAGGATTTATACCTAACAGCTGGAATATTGGCCTGGAAGGCTCATTTGCCAGTTGGGCAGGTACTTTGATTACAGATTTGGAACAACCTATACTTTTGGTTGGCGAAGAGTCAAAGATAAAAGAAGCAATCACCAGACTATCAAGGGTGGGTTATGACAATACACTGGGCTACCTCATCGGAGGGATTGCGGCATGGCAGGCCGATGGAAATGAAGTTGAAACAATTACCTCCATTTCAGCTTCTGAATTTGCTGAAACATTCCATAAAAATCCTGAAATAAACGTTTTAGATTCAAGGAAAAAGAGTGAATACGACTCAGAACATGTAGTTGGTGTAAGTAATTTTCCATTAGATTTTGTACATCAAAATTTGGCAGAACTTGATCCGGAAAAAACCTATTATATCCATTGTGCAAGTGGTTACAGATCAATGGTGATATCTTCTATTTTAAAATCCAAAGGTTACAATAACCTCATTGAAATAGCTGGAGGCTTCAAAGCAATAAAAGAAACAGGCAAATTAGAACTGACAGATTACATTTGCCCTACTACCCTATTATAA
- a CDS encoding Crp/Fnr family transcriptional regulator: MQKDPEFYEKQFKGLFETELIQELSQIGNFMELEAGSYLMRPGSYIRFVPIIIEGTVKIMREDKDGKEMLLYYLSGMDSCAMSLTCCLQSKISDIAAVAEEKTRFVAIPVEKVDEWICKYNSWKQFVFNTYQKRFDSLMETIDCIAFNKLDQRLISLIRKKIKITGGTRILYTTHEELANELATSREVVSRLLKQLEKIGQLKLSRNKIELL; this comes from the coding sequence ATGCAGAAAGATCCGGAATTCTACGAAAAGCAATTTAAAGGGCTTTTTGAAACCGAATTAATCCAGGAATTAAGCCAGATTGGAAATTTTATGGAACTTGAAGCAGGTAGCTATCTTATGCGACCAGGAAGCTATATCAGGTTTGTTCCCATAATAATCGAAGGCACAGTAAAAATAATGAGAGAAGATAAGGATGGGAAAGAAATGCTGCTTTATTATCTTTCCGGAATGGACAGCTGTGCTATGTCATTAACTTGCTGTTTACAATCCAAAATCTCAGATATTGCCGCTGTTGCCGAGGAAAAAACAAGATTTGTTGCAATACCAGTTGAGAAAGTTGACGAATGGATTTGCAAATACAATAGTTGGAAACAATTTGTATTTAATACTTACCAGAAAAGGTTTGACAGCTTGATGGAGACCATTGATTGTATAGCTTTTAACAAACTAGATCAGAGACTTATATCTTTGATTAGAAAAAAAATCAAAATTACGGGCGGTACCAGAATACTCTACACCACACATGAAGAATTGGCAAACGAACTGGCGACCTCCAGGGAAGTAGTTTCCAGACTATTAAAACAATTGGAAAAAATAGGTCAATTAAAACTTTCGAGAAACAAAATTGAATTATTATAA
- a CDS encoding bifunctional 3-deoxy-7-phosphoheptulonate synthase/chorismate mutase type II: protein MKANIDVLPLNTWVETEGKPLIIAGPCSAESEEQVMETAISIKNNGFAHILRAGVWKPRTRPGSFEGKGEEALPWLQKAKAETGLKTAVEVATPQHVELALKYGVDVLWIGARTTVNPFNVQDLADSLKGVDIPVLIKNPVNPDLALWVGAFERIAGAGINKMGAIHRGFSNAQETKYRNSPMWQIAVELKTLFPQIPLIGDPSHMAGKRAYLAELTQRAMDLNYDGLIIESHRNPDEAWSDASQQLTPNALAEMLSNIEFRKATYESDFQSELERLRQRLDNLDRELLEVLASRMSVVEQLGEYKRDHNVAVLQLDRWKAVHETRAEWAKSLNLYPEVVEELFKLIHMESIRKQTEVMNQQNA from the coding sequence ATGAAAGCGAATATTGATGTTTTACCCTTAAATACATGGGTAGAAACCGAAGGAAAACCATTAATCATTGCCGGTCCTTGTAGTGCTGAATCTGAGGAACAAGTAATGGAAACTGCTATTAGTATAAAAAATAATGGTTTTGCCCATATTTTGAGAGCCGGAGTTTGGAAACCGCGTACCAGACCGGGTAGTTTTGAAGGAAAAGGCGAAGAAGCATTGCCATGGTTGCAAAAAGCTAAAGCTGAAACCGGTCTGAAAACTGCTGTTGAAGTTGCCACGCCTCAGCACGTTGAACTCGCCCTTAAATATGGCGTTGATGTACTTTGGATTGGTGCCCGCACTACAGTTAACCCATTTAATGTACAGGACCTTGCCGATTCACTGAAAGGTGTAGATATTCCGGTTTTAATCAAAAACCCTGTAAACCCTGATTTAGCTTTATGGGTTGGTGCTTTTGAAAGAATTGCGGGTGCTGGTATTAATAAAATGGGAGCTATTCACAGAGGATTCTCCAATGCTCAGGAAACCAAATATCGCAATTCTCCAATGTGGCAAATTGCCGTTGAATTGAAGACATTATTTCCTCAAATTCCGTTGATAGGTGATCCTAGTCATATGGCCGGAAAAAGAGCTTATTTGGCAGAACTGACCCAAAGAGCAATGGATTTAAACTATGACGGTCTGATAATTGAATCTCATCGCAATCCTGACGAGGCCTGGTCTGATGCTTCTCAACAATTGACTCCGAATGCTCTTGCTGAAATGCTTTCAAATATTGAATTCAGAAAAGCGACTTACGAGAGTGATTTTCAAAGTGAACTAGAAAGATTGAGACAAAGATTAGATAATCTGGATCGCGAGCTATTGGAGGTTTTGGCAAGCAGGATGTCAGTAGTAGAGCAATTAGGTGAATACAAAAGAGATCATAATGTGGCTGTTCTTCAACTTGACAGATGGAAAGCAGTGCATGAAACCCGTGCAGAATGGGCTAAAAGTCTCAATTTGTATCCTGAAGTTGTGGAGGAATTATTCAAATTGATTCACATGGAGTCAATTAGAAAGCAAACCGAAGTTATGAATCAACAAAATGCCTGA
- a CDS encoding proline dehydrogenase family protein — translation MNQNWLVNIGTFFIKVSLKIGLPIKKIIKDTVFGLFCGGETIDECERTIHKLHNFQIGTILDYSVEGEDDELSFDQTKDEILQSIIYAKDHKDKIPYSVFKITGIGSRDLLTKIQENKNPLDTEEKRKYEAFKNRLNTLAEAAKNHQMRLFIDAEETWIQNVIDDLVLDLMRKYNKGNQPIIFNTYQLYRTQAYNILKSHFETGKSEGFKVGAKLVRGAYMEKERERAQKLDYEDPINANKEITDRQFNNATILCIENAEWISVCLGTHNEESCKVGVEHIEKKGLDVGDQRVYFAQLLGMSDNITFNLAKAGFNTAKYVPFGPVESVMPYLLRRAEENTSIAGQTSREFRMFKIEIDRRKKENV, via the coding sequence ATGAACCAAAATTGGCTCGTAAATATAGGCACTTTTTTTATAAAAGTTAGTCTCAAGATTGGCTTGCCCATAAAAAAAATAATAAAGGACACAGTTTTTGGGTTATTTTGTGGAGGAGAAACTATTGATGAGTGCGAGAGGACTATTCATAAATTGCATAATTTTCAAATTGGAACAATACTCGATTATTCGGTTGAAGGGGAAGATGATGAATTGAGTTTTGATCAAACTAAAGATGAGATATTACAATCAATAATTTATGCCAAAGATCACAAGGATAAGATTCCCTATTCTGTTTTTAAAATAACAGGAATTGGTTCCAGAGATCTACTGACCAAAATACAGGAAAATAAAAATCCCTTGGATACTGAAGAAAAGAGGAAATATGAGGCATTTAAAAACAGATTGAATACTTTGGCAGAAGCAGCCAAAAATCATCAAATGAGACTATTTATTGATGCTGAGGAAACCTGGATACAAAATGTTATTGATGATTTGGTACTGGATTTAATGAGAAAATATAACAAGGGAAATCAACCTATAATTTTTAATACCTATCAATTATACAGAACCCAGGCATACAATATTTTAAAAAGTCATTTTGAAACCGGGAAAAGTGAAGGTTTTAAAGTTGGTGCTAAACTAGTTAGAGGTGCTTATATGGAAAAAGAAAGAGAACGGGCACAAAAACTTGATTATGAAGACCCAATCAATGCAAATAAGGAAATAACTGACCGTCAATTTAACAATGCCACCATATTGTGTATTGAAAATGCCGAGTGGATTAGTGTGTGCTTAGGTACCCATAATGAAGAGAGCTGTAAAGTGGGGGTGGAGCATATTGAAAAAAAAGGTTTGGATGTTGGGGATCAACGTGTTTATTTTGCCCAACTTTTGGGAATGAGCGATAATATAACTTTTAATTTGGCTAAAGCTGGTTTTAACACGGCAAAATATGTCCCATTTGGTCCCGTAGAATCTGTAATGCCTTATTTATTGCGTAGAGCTGAGGAAAATACATCAATTGCCGGACAAACAAGCAGAGAGTTCAGAATGTTTAAAATTGAAATTGACAGAAGAAAGAAAGAGAATGTATGA
- a CDS encoding lipoprotein signal peptidase codes for MNNSLKYFLFAITLIIVDQVLKLWMHFVVLPQHFGNIDLIPGIFKLHYVTNKGMAFGMELGGEYGKLALTLFRLVAMFGIGWYLNFQATKTPNNGLLWAIAAILAGAMGNVLDSTFYGVLINGNAPTEAPYPWFHGQVIDMFYFYFLDGFWPEWVPIVGGTYHSTPIFNFADACIFLGVVSILFFQKRFLEMKPMDNDFVMHMTENESILETGEHKSSQNQDNSEGNS; via the coding sequence ATGAATAATTCCTTAAAGTATTTTTTGTTTGCTATTACCCTGATAATTGTGGATCAGGTTTTGAAATTATGGATGCATTTTGTGGTTTTACCCCAACATTTTGGAAATATTGATTTAATACCAGGAATTTTTAAGCTGCATTATGTTACCAATAAAGGAATGGCTTTTGGGATGGAGCTGGGTGGAGAATATGGTAAGCTCGCTTTGACATTGTTCAGGTTGGTTGCAATGTTTGGTATTGGATGGTATCTTAATTTTCAAGCCACAAAGACCCCAAATAATGGTCTCTTATGGGCAATTGCAGCAATACTTGCAGGGGCAATGGGAAATGTTTTAGATAGTACGTTTTATGGTGTTTTAATAAATGGAAATGCACCAACAGAAGCACCCTATCCCTGGTTTCATGGACAGGTGATTGATATGTTTTATTTTTATTTTCTCGATGGTTTCTGGCCAGAGTGGGTGCCTATAGTGGGAGGGACCTACCATTCTACACCGATATTTAATTTTGCTGATGCTTGTATATTTTTAGGTGTAGTTTCAATTCTCTTTTTTCAAAAAAGGTTTTTGGAAATGAAACCTATGGATAATGATTTTGTAATGCATATGACTGAAAATGAGTCTATATTAGAAACTGGTGAACACAAAAGCTCACAAAATCAGGATAATAGTGAA